tacaaagaaaactagtatgatgcggaaaacaattactagttatacctttctttgtaagcaaataacctcttgatcttctaccgtattcctcttctaatctcggacgttgtgtgggcaatgatcttccgagatgagaaccaccaagctccttcttctccaagctagattcggccaccaagaattctccatgagaagtagaggtccgaccatcaccatcaagctccaagggatgctagaaacaaaaaactactttctctccttcttctcctagctagaaccggccaccatcaagagctccaagaggggtttccgccggccacaagaagaagagaagagggagaagctagggccgaccaccaaggaggaaaagagaggaagaatagaatagagtcgttagccatgaagacacctctaccccctcttttataatccttgttcttggcaaataaggaaatttaataaaaaacttccttaattcttttgccatgaaaaagaaaattatttaattaaaaataattttcttttcttaataacaatggccggccacctcaagcccaaaatcaaggaaattttaattcacacaagaattaaaacttcctaatttgtttccggaaatttataaaaatttctttaataattttaatcccttcatgattggttaataaaaaagaaattttataaattaaaatctttcttttaaacatatggataatttccaaaaaggaaagttatctttaaaaattaaatctcttttcaatctacaaataaggaaagatatcaaatcttttcttaatcttttgtagaaactaataaaagagaatatttaatttttaaacttctcttttaaattatgatcatggttaaaaaggaaagtttttcttaaaaataaaatctcctttcaatctacaaataaggaaagatttcaaatcttttcttaatctttcgtagaaagttttaaaaggaaaaatttaatttttaaactctcttttaaaatcatgatatccacataagaaataattttaataaaaaatcctttttaatattctagtggccggccacctaagcttgggacccaagctttggctggccaccaacttggctcatccacttggtcttggccagccctagcttgggttccaagctagcttggctagccccattaggatgggtaagaaggtgggtatgtggtgggtaaatctctatatacaagaggctacaatagggaccgagaggaggaattggttttggtctcccgatgaaattaagcatcccgtgttcgccccgaacacataacttaatttcatcaataataattcattccactaaagaactattattgaactaccgcaccaatcccaaattacattttgggctccttcttattatgagtgtgttagtctccctgtgtttaggatgtcgaatgttcactaattaaatgagttactgacaactcacttaattaatatcttagtccaagagtagtaccactcaaccttatcatcatgtcggactaagtccacctgcagggtttaacatgacaatccttatgagctcctcttgggacattatcaacttagatcactaggacacagtttccttctataatcaacaacacacactataagtgatatcatttcccaacttatcggcttattgatttattgaactaaatctcacccattgaaaaattaaagaaataaatatcaaatatatgtgcttgttattatattaggattaagagcacacacttccataataactgaggtctttgttcctttataaagtcagtaaaaaagaaacgacctctaatggtcctactcaatacactttaagtgtactagtgtaattatatagttaagataaactaatacctaattacactacgacctctaatggtttgttcctttctatcttggtcgtgagctactgtttataatttataaagaaccgataacacgatcttctgtgtgtgacaccacacactatgttatctataatataaattaattgaacatttacatttggtatatataaatgtagacatttgaccaatgtgattcttatttctaaataaatgtttataccaaaagctaggcttttagtatacatcctaacaatatcgtcacttatactaaaagactaagctgtaaTATCTGATATTATAGATCTGTTTCTCAAGGCTTCTTTTATAGGCGGTGTTCGGTCAACTAAAAATGCATTCAGTCTATTGATCCTTTCGATCGACTAATCCATTTATTGGTCGAATGAACTCCATGCCTTACTTCTTTGCTCTGATCCAAATCGGCCAATCCTATGTTTTTCGTTGTTCGATCGACAAATCAAGTTTATCGGTTGACTGATCCCCTTGATTTCCTTTCCTGTGAAGATCTGTTGTCATTTCCATTTATAGTTTGGTCGATTGATAAAttttatcaatcgactgatcattCTGGCATGATCGGTTAACTAAACCTCATGTTGAGTCGACCGAACCCTCGGTCAAATAAAGATCTTTTAGTCCTGAACGGGTAGTCGCAGACAATGCTTGATTCGTAGtcttgagtcaaaagttatgaccctttgAAATTAGGAGATCATATCATCCTGCGACACAGAGTTAGATAGATAttgatcctacaaaatagagttagatagaTATATAAATGTATGAGTAAGACAATACGGACTATCCTAATCTCAACTCGGAAACCTCCGTCAGTTTCTTTGATTGGATCAGTGCCTAAGGTTTGTTCCTTGCCGAAACAAGACCTCATTGCACTCTCTCCAAGAACATAtatcaacttacctgccaaacatcggGTCCTTtaaacctgtttggactttaatTACTCAGCATTGGATCGGCTTGCCAGGGCTTCCACTTGATTTGATatcgggtcctccagacctatcgaatccacctgcCATTGGATCGGCTTGCAAGGGCTTCCACTTGATTTGATAtcgggtcctccaaacctatcaaaTCCACCTGCCATATGTCAGGTccacttgacccatctggacttcctgtcTAGTTCCATGATCTGTTGAGACTTCCCCTACCTAGTATCGAGTCCAGCTGAccaactaggactttctaagTTGAGTTTTTTGCACACTTGTTCAATTTATCAGATAATAATAAGACTTAATttgaacctttgataacatcaaaacataTGTTTGATAATAGTGCTCCCTACACTAGTAGTAATCTCTCACCTTGTAATGTTTGATAACCTAGttccaagttaagttaaaaaaaatgataaaaataacTCCCTCTTAAGTTAAACTCCTCCTGAATTTAATATCTCTCCCTTTAACACATATAAAAAATAGGGTTAAAGCAATAAGCACTAATTTTGAAGAATCTTAAGGTGAAAACTAAGGTTAGAGATTGAAatagataaatttgaaaaaatttctaaagaaaaatcttgaaacaaaatttctaaggtaaattgaattttgaaaatttgtatGACTAATTGGAgaataaagttttgaaaaatgtgactaagtaaaaataacaaaaactaatttttaaaaattaattaggaaaaatgacgcaaatttttgaaatttatcttttaaaaacaATACTAAAGATGAGTATTTTTCAAACAGTTTTGtaagtaaaaatattttcaagataaaTTTTGCAAACTATCATCAAATGAGTAATtctgaaaatgaatttttgaaaatgaatctaaaaaatttaagttaaattattttcgaaaacatatgttttaaaatagttttcaaaacaaaTACAAAAGTGtttttcaagttaaaaaaaaaaattaaattttaggtATAAGTACCGATAatgtttgaaaatatattttacaaagatattttttaaaatgagatttaaaagatttttttttaaaagaaatgctcCCCCTTTATTTAAAACTTCCATAACCGCAAGAAAGTTATACCTATGCTTATAAGGGTATAGGAGTCCATAAGTTGGCTTAAGGATCTATTAGCTTAAGTATTGGttaacaattattttcaaaaaatatattaattttttaaagtatatatataaatGCACCCAATAAATTAATGTTTTGAAactaataataaatttataaattttcaaaaatattttccatttatttttcttagcatctcaccaaTTTTAGATTTTCAAACATGGTAATCCTATAGTTATATGagatgatttatttaatttaaaattttagattatttaaatttaatcaattcagtaaaattttaattaagttaaatattattaatttaattatggatTAAGTTGGATGAATTTAAGTTAagcttaattaattaggttaagttaaaattaaacttatttttagattaattaagCCAAAGGTAATTTTGGATTAAATGTATTAATtgagttttaagttaattttggttTAAATTATATTAGATGAAATTATTAAGCTCATTTAAACTTGGAttgagttaattttaattaattaaattaaattaaataatttctgaattaattaagttgatgaagttgagaattaaatttggattaatTTGACTTTTGAGTTAATTAGTTTgtaaaattaaattgattaaattatgttaacattgataattaattttgatttaaatgaGAATTAATGGTTTAATtattattcaaataaaataaaattaattaggtTTGAGATTAAAATTGTTTATTGATTTATTTAGCttctgatttattttgattttagttaattaagattaattaatttataattattaaggttaattgttagagttaattaattaattaaggacaaaattaaaattaattaatttaatttttaagttaattatttaaataaatttaattagtttggcttaagttaaacttaattgattttgttaaaataattaattaatttctaattaatttacCATTAAtaagaataattgattaattgtTTTCGAAATAAATCActaattaacttattaattttgaattaaattaatataggattaattgataattattaatttcgaattaatttaggattaattaattaatttcgaattgaattaatttaggattaattaaagtaatttattcattaatttagggttaattaaggttaattaatttagaattaaattaaattaatttaggattaattaaagtaatttattgattaatttcgatgattttttaattatttattaaacttaattgaattataactaaatttgaattaattatttttttaattaatattaatttattctgattaaatatattaatttaattgattaaatagtTTACTTATTAACTTTCAATTAATTTAGGATTGattgtttataatttttgaattaatttgattaattactaatttcgaattgaattgattaatttaaattattattcacATTTGAactttagtttaattaattaattagttcagATTATTTTTGGATTAGATTAATTTAgtcattaaatttaaatttaactaattaatataattGTTGTattaattatctaattttaattaaagttgaTTATTGTTTTGAGTTAAATTTATTTAGGTGTTGAATTATTTAATGtgattgattaattaaagattaattgaaataaataattaattaaaatttacttaTTAACCTTTTCGTTGAATGAAttttattattgaatttatgaaaattttgaattaaggTTGATTTAATTACTTTcagattaattaatattaattaattaatattgaatTAGGCTTAATTAaattaaggttgattaattaatgtttaattttaattaatttaacaattaattatggattaattacattgattaattattaatttgcCTTAACTTAATTAAGTTAAGATTAGGTTGATAATTAGGTTCTAATTTAagtgattaattaatattttcggattaattgaattgattccactgattaaattgattaattgttaattaattaatttgatttgatttaagaattaaaataatttagGATTAATAGTTAATTGATTGATTATCAATTTAGAAACAAATTGATTAACTGTCTTCTCTCATGTTCCCAGCTTCATATAGCTAGTTAGCCTGGGCGACGCGTGTGCGAGATGCGCACGCCTGCTGTGCAGCGGAACGAATGAATGTTTTTGCGGAACGTAACTAGCACCGTCCACATATTCAAAATGCTCTCAATTTGAGGAGTTAACCTTGCTACGAAGGGAGATGCAGGCACTGGAGGGGTAGGAATATGACTTATAGGCAAATTAATAAGAAAAAGGCTTGAATGTCCCTTTATAAAATGATAATTCCTGTATTTGAAAATTGAATTAATGTTCAAGTAATTCAATAATATTAACATTAGTAGGGctataaatgaaccaagtgtttgTGAACAAATTTGATATTCGGGTTGGTAACAGTTTGTTTAttttcgttcaatatacataagattaattaaataattaagcaaatttgaacacatatgtgttcagctcgttaacgttcgtgaacaacgttcacgaactatatttattaatgaaactcttttcaatatgctaaataaataataaatttaaattatcaagcttaataaccaatcaaacaactaaaaatttcaaacaatcaaacaaacttgaattgagagtttgataacatctaaacgaaccaaggtTGAACCAAGCTCGAATCAAGTTCAAACCAAGGTCAAACCAagatcaagtcaagcttgaattgagagtttgataacatctaaatgaatcaagctcaagccaagcttcaaacaagttcaagctcataaaaaataaaccaagccaagattAAACACTCATTTTAAAagtttgattcattttaagcttgGCTCGACTCGacttgattaccttatcaaacaagtttaaacAACCCAAAACTCGACTCGGCTCAACTCATTTATAGTCCTAAACATTAGtactaatttttcttacaatacaaaaatacaaaagcaATAAGCGGAGTACTAGGGCTGAAACTTCTTAGAAAAGTTTTTAGAAAATTACAAGGTGAATGACAACAAGGCCATCTCCTATATTGTGCTCCTTATGTTAACAATCAACAAAATGCAATTCCAAATGTTATTGGCAAATTCAACAATCAGCAAAATGCAATTccaaatgtttaatttttctcCTACTAGATATCTAAGCAAATTTCCTAAGTCGGAATTAACAACCAAGTGACCATTACTTATGGAATAAAATATTGAGAATTTAAGTACTAAATAATTTCTATtggattttctaaaattagatggcAAATGTGATATCAACCTGTCTATACGGCTATCTTATGCAGTCTAACAACTGAAAGAGTAACTTGACTACATAATATAAAGAATAATTAGGATTCAAGGTAGTATACGTATATATCTTTCATAGTGGTATTTTTTGTCATCATGGCTGCTGTTAAGCTAGACaagtaatgaaaattatacaATAAAAAAGCATAATTAAATAATATGTTTTTTTGTAGAGAAAACAAATAACAGACTACAACACAACAACCACCACAACCAAGCATCCTACTAAGTGGGGTTGGCTAAAACAAATAAGAGATTAGCTAAATAAGGTTTTTAAAAGTAGAGTGAAAGCTTTGTGAGAAAACTAAGTTAATACAAATAATTAAACCTACAAATTTAATGAAAGTAATTTTTGAAAGAGAAGAGCACTGTATTAAGTAGCACAGATCTATACGTCTCTGATGTCAAGGTCTAGTTTTACCCAGTTTGTAATACCTAGTAAAAACATAATAATGGGTCTTATAATGGCTTTAATCCTAAATATTCCTAAAAACTATAAACTACATATCCCATCCCAAACAAGGGGACCAATTGATGATGTGTGAAGCCAAAAATACCTAAATGGATACCCCAGTGGCAACTGGTTATATGTTCATCTTTAGAGAGATGATGTCTCTTCGGGGTGGTACGATGGTTAAAACATGGGGtattgtcacatgaggtcttggggtcgaaattcGGCGTGACAGAGCatgacctcccccatgtcttggccatttgcactaacagctagtagtcacccgtgatttacctctttcaTGTTGAtttagggacgggttggcgggggcgctgggggcgagcgaatcgccttttgccacatctTTAGATAGATGATtcattattccaaagactaatagccgtccgtgatttatttcttccgtgttgaccctgggatGAATTGATGGAAGCGCTGGGGATGAATATATTCACCTTTTGTCATCATCTTTAGAGAGATGGTGAATTGTTCAAAATAGAGATAGTATGATGAAGAAAATTGATGTTAATTTTGAGATAACCAGTTGAAGAGGATGCTATTACTAAATTGGGGGAAGATGTGCCTTTAACGAGCTTTGCTTCTTGGGTTAGCTGCAAAGTTAAGACCTTTGATCAACGTCAATATTTGCAGCTTGCTATCAGAGGAACACTCAGAAGCATGCAAGATTCTCAGCAGTGTGGAATCAACCATGAACAGATTTATTCTATTGCTGCAGCTTCAACAGATGAACCACCCATCTAATTTGGCTCAATCTGAGTTGCCTACATAGCAATCTCACTGTCAGACCACTACACAACTCGATCTTAGTTAGACCTTGGTTTGTCCTCTCCAGAATTAATCTAGATTTCAGCATCACGTACATGATCCTCAGCAGGCCGCATATTTCCAACTTTGAGTTGTTAGTGTGCGCTTCCTGTTGGAtttgtttcttttatatatatatatatatatatatatatatatatatatatatatatatatatatcctgtagAGGATAGCTGTCATCTCATGGTGGAAATGAAAATCAAGACGGTTAACATTCAGATATTATCGACTGGTCAGGCGAACAAGTCAGCGCTAAGACATCATCGGCCGATCGGGTGGTCATGCCCCGACCAGAGGAAGAAGGGTCCGATCTGACCCTGCCCCGACATGGGGAGGTGTCAGCCGACCGATGCTCAATTGAGTAGGGGGCGTCGGATGAAGGAGTCGATGTGCAAAAATtgggccgagcggctatcctgctTAGCCAAGTAGCAGGGCTCGGTATTGGCAGAGCGGAACTTCTGCCGAGCGGCTAATTTGCTCGGGGCAGACAGCAAGACTTGATAGGCAAAGTAGAATTTCTGCCGAGCGGACGTGACACGAGCACAGTAGAATTCCAGCCAAGCGGACGGAATATCGGAACAGCGAAGTTCCGGCCGAGCGGTCAACCCGCTCTGCCTAGCAGCATACTCTCTCTGGTATCCATCAACATcattttgggagttagtgccacCGACATAGGGCATGGACAactagaagatcgtacgacggaagcttctactgtcacttcagagacaTGCTCGGCCCGGTGAgttactgtgtcagggacactttattgacagatcttttcagggaaaactttgGGAAACATACTCGCCTTGGAGAGCGTGCATGTGCGCTACAGGAGTTTTATataaggggggtccaagcatcggcgaaGAGATGCACGCGATAGACATTGTTATTGCTACTATTCATTTTGCTCCGCCTTCTTCATCGCCGATgattgatttgagcgtcggaggaccaacgccGATTCCCTGGCTGGACACTGACATCATTTATGTTACAAGTCCGAGCGGAGTTCATAGGAGGTCAGTGAGAACGTCACATCTTCAGCTTTTCATCTTATCGACTTTCGAgacagaatatatatatatatattttaaactctTGATTATCTcatcaaatattattttcaagATTTAGCGGTAGAGTTATAATAATAAGCACacaaaaaaattatcaattttaaaaatatatatatatacttaataATATAACCTAATTCCTACACGTCAAAAGCAAAAGTTGATGGGATGACCGAGagccttaaaaaataatttattttaatcttattaCATATAACATACTATTCATTAAAATATACTTTTTTCAATTgggtcaaaattatttaaactcatTATTTAACTTgggtaaaattattttaaaattttttaataattatttagtcGCTAATACAACATTATGACAACTAAtacaaaattattataatattataatagctATTTATTAGATAATTATTATGACTATTATAACAATTAATATAATATTATAGAGTAAGTAAATAGTTGatataattttgtttaaattaataataaattattttaatacaataatattttgtatatataataattttgattaaaatgaaataaacattTTTTCATATTATAGAAACCACCTCTTAATTATTacacatttattttaaaaactaatgtTCATTTTTAATGTAAGATGttctttttaagtttttttacttTCGGATTATTTATctcatattttatttaaaaggtttggttgttattattgttattgttgttcaTTTAAAACAAGGTACAATTATTTGCATGTGACATGACTAAACTCATGAATCTCATGATTTCCTCACTCCGGGAAGACTTGCCTTTTTAAACCACAAGTCTTCAATTCTATCCTTCTTTTCAAATGCCCTCATTTTTGTATTTCTCAAACGACCTTCAGATCTATATTTTTAAGGATTTTTTTAattctctttcttcttttcttttaatatttttgtctgATTTATATAATAGTATAAATTATAAGAGTAaagaaaaatgatttaaaaaaataaaacaaatgcaCGACTTGGAGATAAATCCATTTTTTTTGTCCCtataagataaattaaaaatcgCCTATAAATTCTTTTCAGAAATCGACATTTACAAGCAAAGCAAAAGCAATCTCTGTTATGTAAAGCAACTACGTGGCAGATTAGTAAGCTGTCGAACAGAGGAACTAGTCGTCCTTGATGAGCTCATCAAGGAGGGCGGAGAAGACGAAGGCTCTGCTCGCCGGAGAGATCATTCGTCGTCATTGATGAGCTTGTCGACCAGTGCCGCGAGCAGGGCCTCCGTCTTCTCCgccctcctctcctccctctccctcctctGCTCCTCCCGCTCCTCCCGCTCCCGCCACGCCTGCTCCAGCACCGCCCTCTCCTGCTCCAGCTCCCTCATCGCCCCTCGCCACTCCTGCTCCATCGCCCGCCGCTCTTCCGCGCGCCTCTCCACCATCTCCCGCCACTCCGCTTCCATCCGCCGCTGCTGCTGCAACACCTCCTGCAGAAGCTCCTCCACGCCGGCCCATGTCGTTGCCcgatgctgctgctgctgctgctgctgctgccgcGCTCTGGCCATACCGGTTTTCTTCGTTCTGCTCCTCGGGAGGAGTTCGTCGTCGATGCTGTGTTCGTCCTCGTCCTCGTCGAAGAACACGTCAGAGAAACGATCGCCGTCGGGCCTCTTCAGTTTCTTCTTCGGTTGGGAGGCGCCAGACTCGGATTCGAGCAGGAGTCGACGCATGCTCTTGGCCCGTTCCACGAACACAGCATTTAGCTCGTCGAAGAAAGGGCATTGCCGGCCGATTTGGGGATCGGCCGTCTCTGTACcctaaaaaacaaaaagaaacatttcgatttgaaaaaaatgtttgccCCAAATTCAAATTCGAATCCGAATCGGATAGAATAATGCTGTAAACCCTttcaaaatctctttttttttgcaAAGCAAACAATCCACGAAATCAATCAGCCGGATTAATCCAGAAGATAAGAACAACGAAGAAGAACGCGAGCTCGACCTAAAAATCATGGCTTTCGAGACACAATCTCGAATGCAACTCGCAGAAGCAAAAGGGGGAAAAGGGAACAAGGAGGAGAAAGGCGAGACCTTGTAGCGATTGACGAGGTTCTTCCACTTGCACTTGCACTGATCCGGAGATCGGAGGTAGCCTCGATCCCTCATCGCGTCGGCCACTGCCTCCCACAGCGTCCTGTAACCCCGTGCCTTCGGGTGGCCTCGCTCCAAATCAGCCCTGATGGCGATCAAATCCCTTGTCTCCTGTTCGCCCCACGGAATCTCCCTCTCCCCCTCTCCCCTCAAGGGCGACGGCAGCTGCCTCCCCCCTCTGCCGCTCCTGCCGACCATCCCCTCCGGCGGCGGATTCACTTGCAGCGGAATTCCCGCTAGCACCGCCATCCTTCTTCCGAGCGCGTCACCATCGCCGTCTCCTCCTAGCATCATTCCTCCTCCAATGGAATATCGCTATTTTCAGTTCGTCGCCGGCGAGCCCAAACAGAGATAAGAGTTCCCGAACAGGGACAGACCATCGCCCATCTGCTCGTCTTTATAGACGCAGCATGTCGTATAAGACAAAGATGGTCTCCTCTTTGTAGCTATTTACCTTAAATGCCATTTCAGATGCAAATTTGGATATCGATAAGTATGGCTattaaatttcatatttttttattattttttcattaaaataataataataataatatagaaCACTTTGACCTCTTTTTTGAATCATAACTtgaattctgttgagaaaaaggaaccgaatgaaaaaaaataaaaatttatcaacTTTGTCTATGAAAGTCAAGGACAGAAGTGgacaacataacataacatgattataatttaggattttatttttaaaaattaggagTTGGGTTAGCAAGTTCGCCCAGTCAATGGCACCGGTTTGCCACTTCGTGTGAAACCGCGTAAATCGCCAACGTCTCCCTTTAAAATTTGCTCGGTTCTTTGTAACGTCTACTTGTCGTTCCCAACTTTTCCTCCGTGTGAACGCAGGCTGTTTATTTTTTATCTGGACGACTTTCTTCCTGACGAAGTATTGGTTAGAATGACATTTTTATAAAGTGCGCAttcagtttttaaaattttaaaagtgtacattatattttaattttcattaaagtatttttttaattatttcataTATAAAAGTCATTGATAAcactcattttttttaaaaa
This window of the Zingiber officinale cultivar Zhangliang chromosome 3B, Zo_v1.1, whole genome shotgun sequence genome carries:
- the LOC122054684 gene encoding trihelix transcription factor GT-3b-like, which encodes MMLGGDGDGDALGRRMAVLAGIPLQVNPPPEGMVGRSGRGGRQLPSPLRGEGEREIPWGEQETRDLIAIRADLERGHPKARGYRTLWEAVADAMRDRGYLRSPDQCKCKWKNLVNRYKGTETADPQIGRQCPFFDELNAVFVERAKSMRRLLLESESGASQPKKKLKRPDGDRFSDVFFDEDEDEHSIDDELLPRSRTKKTGMARARQQQQQQQQHRATTWAGVEELLQEVLQQQRRMEAEWREMVERRAEERRAMEQEWRGAMRELEQERAVLEQAWREREEREEQRREREERRAEKTEALLAALVDKLINDDE